A genomic region of Solanum dulcamara chromosome 2, daSolDulc1.2, whole genome shotgun sequence contains the following coding sequences:
- the LOC129872778 gene encoding zinc finger BED domain-containing protein RICESLEEPER 2-like — protein sequence MAVALPNFQLPSRLTVSRQYNATANDSAIKHLKRRIEDCKGDILGNEFLHVRCNAHIINLIVKEGLGEKNESISRVRNAIKYVKFSARRFDFFKLFIEKVKIDTHGLLTLDIETRWNSTYMMLDTVVKFERAFSRMYDNDHKYLKYCLEINNVGGYPPIDDWKNVKVFIKFLEIFCQINLKFSGTSYVTSNSFFHEIFNLQKIICKYVRNKDSILSGMAKKMELKFNKYWNTFESMNKLLFIAVVLDPRYKLKYVEYLFQNSYSCLVGAKKSKKGDENFESLV from the exons ATGGCAGTTGCTTTGCCTAATTTTCAATTACCTTCTCGCTTGACTGTTTCTAGACAAT ATAATGCAACTGCTAATGATTCTGCAATTAAACACTTGAAGAGAAGAATTGAGGATTGTAAAGGAGACATCTTAGGAAATGAGTTCTTACATGTTAGATGTAATGCTCATATTATAAATTTGATCGTGAAagaaggactcggtgaaaaaaaTGAGTCTATTTCTCGGGTAAGAAATGCTATCAAATATGTTAAGTTCTCAGCTAGAAGGTTTGATTTCTTTAAGTTATTTATCGAGAAGGTTAAGATTGACACTCATGGTCTTTTGACTTTAGATATTGAGACTAGGTGGAACTCCACATACATGATGCTAGATACAGTTGTAAAATTTGAAAGGGCATTTTCAAGAATGTATGATAATGATCACAAGTACCTCAAGTATTGTTTAGAAATAAATAATGTGGGAGGGTATCCACCGATAGATGATTGGAAAAATGTTAAAGTTTTCATTAAGTTCCTTGAGATTTTCTGCCagataaatttaaaattctcaGGAACTTCATATGTTACTTCCAATTCTTTCTTCCATGAGATCTTTAatcttcaaaagataatttgcaAATATGTTCGTAATAAAGATTCTATTTTGAGTGGTATGGCTAAAAAGATGGAGCTTAAATTTAACAAATACTGGAATACTTTTGAAAGTATGAACAAGTTATTATTCATTGCTGTTGTTTTGGATCCTCGATACAAGTTAAAATATGTGGAATATCTGTTTCAAAACTCTTATAGTTGTTTGGTGGGAGCCAAAAAATCGAAAAAAGGTGATGAAAACTTTGAGTCTCTTGTATGA